The genomic stretch CTATCAAGCAGCTCGTTTCGCATATGGTAAAGGTGCGCAGCGGCGCGCTGACGCATTTTGCGTTTAACGATTACCAAAAGGATGAAATTGGTCAGCTTGTCAAAGGATATAATCAGATGATCACGGGGATGTCAGATCTGTTATTGGCAACAAAGGAAATGGAAGCAGGCAAGCGACAGCTGGAGCTACAAACGCTTAACCACCAAATCAATCCGCATTTTTTTTATAACACATTGGATTCGATCAAATGGCGTGCAGAGTCAGCAGGTGAGAAGCATATTGCCTCTATGGTCACGAAGCTGGCAAGCTTATTGCGCTTCAGCTTGAATAACGGAGATGAATGGACGACCGTAGAACGTGAAATCGATCATGCCCGGACGTATCTGGATATTGAGCTGCTGCGAAGTAACCGTTCGTTTCAGGTTTATTTTCAGGTGGATCCGAAGATTACGAAATTAAAAATGATTAAGCTTGTGCTGCAGCCGATTATGGAAAATGCTGTGAAGCACGGAATCAACAAGCTTCCTGAAGGTATAGGGAAAATTCGGATGACAGCGAAGCTGCAGGATGAGGATCTAGTCTTTGTCATTGAGGATAACGGGCCGGGACTGTCTGAAGGGTTACGTCTGAATTTGGAGGATCGCCGCGCAAACGGCGAAGAGAGCGGTGGTATTGGTTTGCGTAACGTCCATAAGCGCATGCAGCTCCATTTTGGCCATGAATATGGGATTCAGATTGACCCCGAGCCTAACTCCGGCTTTCGCCTTACCGTTCGTCATCCAATTGCTTCGGTAACATAAGCGAGTAACCCCCGTCTAGGGGGTTATTTTTAATTTTCACTAAAAATACATGGGGAAACACTAATTTCACCGTGTTCAATCGTTAAGCCGATCCCGGTATGATGATAACAGAAGATAACGAAAGAGGGGATCGCGGTGACAGCTGTTAAATTTGCTTACAATACATTGGTTTATGTGGACGAAGACATCGAAATGGGTATCAAAAGAATTGCTGGCTGCGGTTATGATGCAGCTGAGTTTGTCGGCGAGCCGGAACAGATGGACGCAGGCCGTATTCGCGGCTTATTGGACATGTACGCTTTGAAAGCGTCATCTATTTGCGGCATCTATACGCCAGAGAGAGATTTGGTTTCAAGCAACCCCGAAATTCGCAAGCAGGCAGTACAGTACTTGAAGCAGTGCGTGGATTTCGCGGTTGCGTTAGGCGCAAAGGGTATCTCGGTAACTCCTACCGCTAATATGAAAATCCATAGTGAAGCAGATAGAGAGACGGATTTAAGCTGGGCTGCGGAAGGGATAAGGGAAGCAGGGTTATATGCGGGCGAGTGCGGCATCCGCTTATGCGTGGAAGCATGGAACCGTTATGAAACCTATCTGATCAATCGTTTGGAGCAATCGCTAGAGCTTGTGACGATGGTCGATTTGCCTAACGTAGGCTGCATGGGCGATACGTACCACATGAACATTGAGGAAACGGACATCGCAGAAGCGTTCAGAAGCGTTGGAGATAAATTGTTTTACGTACATTTTGCGGACAGTAATCGGGCGGCGCCTGGACGGGGACATCTTAATTTCGAACCGATCGCAAGAGTTCTTAAGGACATCCAATACGAGGGTTATGTATCGCTTGAAATTCTTCCGCCGCTTGCTGATCCGTTCAGCGGGCAGAAATTTGAAGAGTTTTATGATCTGTATACAGAGGAATCGATTGTTTTTCTAAAACAGCTATTTTCGTCAAATTGTTAAGGAGGCCATTCAAGCATGAACAAGATGTTAGCAGCAGTCACTTACGGGGCAGAGGATACAAGAATAGTTGAGGTAGACGTTCCCTCCATTCAAGCGGATGAGATTCTGATCGCCGTGAAGCGCTGCGGCATATGCGGAACCGATCCGCATATATACAGGGGACATTTCCCGGTACCGTTACCGCTAATCCAAGGACATGAGTTCTCAGGAGAAGTCGTAGAGATCGGTGCCTCGGTCAAAACCGTTGTAATAGGAGACCGCGTAACGGCGGACATTAACATCAGCTGTGGCAAATGCTATTTCTGCCGCATGGGGC from Paenibacillus sp. FSL H8-0548 encodes the following:
- a CDS encoding sugar phosphate isomerase/epimerase family protein, with the translated sequence MTAVKFAYNTLVYVDEDIEMGIKRIAGCGYDAAEFVGEPEQMDAGRIRGLLDMYALKASSICGIYTPERDLVSSNPEIRKQAVQYLKQCVDFAVALGAKGISVTPTANMKIHSEADRETDLSWAAEGIREAGLYAGECGIRLCVEAWNRYETYLINRLEQSLELVTMVDLPNVGCMGDTYHMNIEETDIAEAFRSVGDKLFYVHFADSNRAAPGRGHLNFEPIARVLKDIQYEGYVSLEILPPLADPFSGQKFEEFYDLYTEESIVFLKQLFSSNC